From Brassica rapa cultivar Chiifu-401-42 chromosome A06, CAAS_Brap_v3.01, whole genome shotgun sequence:
AATAATTTATAGAAACATTTACCCTCCAAGACACATTATGAGTTATCAATTACACATAAAGACATATTGAGTTAAGAGAACACTTTCTTATGTTCATTTGTCTGAATTGCCCTTCAACTAAAAAGAAGATGTCATAACATGTgtcaaaattattttcaatataatTCCATTTAACTTTCACCTTttagtttcatattttttaattcccTAAACTTAATCATGCCTCCAtctatcatcatcttcatctctcATCTTTCGTATCCTTCTAAATATTCTTCTACTTTACTaaatttgtagatttttttttttataattctaaattACTAATTTTTGTTGTCGAATCTTTATCTTTCAccactttattttttaaatctcgAATTCATGGAAACCTCAGATTGGGAGCTAAGGAAAGTCGATTCTGAAATTTCAGCTTGGGTGATTCTAGATCTTCGCCGACGAATACATCCAAGGTTTGCTTCTAATTGAACTATGAGAATTTCatctacaaattttttttctctttcatcCTTGTTTCTAATTGATATACAAGAAgataagaaataaataaagttttgattttcttCTTAAGCAGACAGCAAAACCGATGTATCTCCTGCAACATTTGATTCACATGTCGCCCATCCTTTTCATGTCCATCAATTTCCTTGTCCACAAATGAACTATCCACAAAGCTGTCTTGGATCTAAGTTTGATTCACATGTCGCTCATCCTTTTCAGTGGATTAGCTCGTGATTTTCCGTGGATGAACTTGGGATTCGACGTGGATGAACTCGAGGTAGTTGCCTTGGATCTAAGTTTTTTATCTCTTCATGGTGGCTTCTGTTGCAGAGAGAAAGCTCTAAAAGAAACAATGGtcaaattactctattttacaCATATAGTCCTcccatttttggatttttgcaATTTGACCCCAACATTCTTTAATTTACTTATAGATCCTCTTGATTTCGTCTCAAACTTTTAATTATGTACTTTACGTAAGAATAATTTTCTTATCAACTCATATCCACACTTGCTATGtccattaaatattatttaataaaataaaaatttataaaatatcaaaaatatatatatggatacaaatatattttgtcCATAGAAACTTGTCCACAAAAACATTATAACATTTTTGTGTCCACATAAATTATGTCCACAGAAGCTTGTCCACAGAAGCTTGTCTACATAAATTGCGTCCATTGAATTGCGTCCACACAAAAAGCTTAATCCCTTTCTCTCTTTCAAAACGTCACAATACAATATGTTCTCTAGATGGATTATCTTCAAACAAACAACACAAACCCTAGATAGATTAAACTTCAAACACGATCTTTGTCTACAATAACATGTTCACAAACAGTCATAGTTACACAACTATAATTGTAAGAGCTTGTCCATAAGAACAGGTCCACTACAAACTTGTTTATAAGAACACATTCACATGACTCTTGTCCACAACATATATATCCACCAGAAAACTGTCCACAATGTTAACACTCGTCCACAATTCGTCTATCCATATAACACTCGTCCACAATTCATCTGTCCACATAACACTCGTCCACAAAGACGTATCcataaaaaaatgttacaaaaaccTGTCTCCAATCCATGCTACAActtctttattttattcatgATTGATAAAAGAGAGAGACATCAAGTATAAGAACATAGTTGTTGTCCTTTTATTGGTAGAAAACTATAATTTGAGGATTGTGAAGCAGAAGTagagaaataaaatttattggGGTCTAAACTGCACAACTGAAAGTTTGGTGTTAATTTAAGAGGACATTTCTGCAAAACAATCGAAAGAAATCAAAAAGTGAAGGACCAAATctgaaaattattgaaaatcCACCATTGTTGCTTGATCTCTTATGTGACGAGACAGAGACAGCGATGATGAGCACGACGAGGCTTGAATCCGAGCATGACACCGTCGGCAGAGCAAGACGACGGAGATGGTCTGGTGGCCTGAGACAGACGCGACGAGCTGCGGCGGAAAAGAGAGAGCTCAAGACAGGTGAATCACGGAGGATATGAAGCATACGCAACAAAGGAGGTTTGCGGTTGAGAACTGTTGGTTGGAGTACAGTGGCTGGAGATTGTAATGGGAGAGAAGCCGCCAAGCTTGGTTGCCACGAGTTGCAGTCGAAGGTGAGAAGATCCACGAAGAAAATGAATCAAGTGAAGCTTGCGACAGAGACAGAAGATATTTCAGTTtggaaaaaaacattaataatccAACTATTTTCCTAACTTAACTAACTAGAAGAAAGTaactaattctttttttttttgctaactacACGTAAAGCTAAAGGGCATAATGGTCAAAAAAAGATCTTAGTTTCATGAATTGTGTGCTTCAGACATAATGTGTCCTTTTATGAAAGAAAAAAGACAAATGTGTCTTTGAGAGTAACTCACTCTAATTTATATAATCATTTTTCTGGAAAGGGTCTGAAACAATACACGCATTTCGTTTTCACCAAAATCATCAATAGAGAGTCAAAGATTTTCTTGATTTTGACGGGCCATTTGATATACGTATAATTTGTTatattatcaaaaaatattagtatatacaAACTTAACATCATATTTGAAACACTTCCACCATCctgaatatataaattataaaaagcgTTGTCTTGTTAATGCCATGCGATACGTTGAAATAATGGACAATGCATGGGTTAATAATACATGTAGCGTCTAATTGGAAAGAATGAGTAGACCAAAAACAGAGAATCAATAGAAGTATTGGCTGTATTACATTGCGTCCACAAAGATACCAATGTGAActtattcatttttatatattacgaAAATCGATAGGGCaaagatacatttttatttCTCAATCTTAGGTAAACATAACAAGAATACTCAAGTTTTCCGGTTATCACAACCATCATAATCTGTcatttaagtttttatcattCATAGGTTATAAGCTTGAGAGCTTCTCCATCAACCAACTTCTTGATCGTTCTAATGTTTCGTATCCCTTCGTGACTAATAGGCTTGTATAGTCGCGGATGTTCAGCATCCACAAACTCACTTGGTGGTTCCAAATCAGTCGTTGGTCCTAATAAAAACGAGGCGATAGAAAACCTCTCGGTTGCTTCATTGCATTGCACTCTATGCTTCACATTACACAATCGTCCGTTGCTCCAGATTGTAGCCATGTCCCCAAGGATGATAGCAAGCGTGTTTGGCATCGGgcttatgggaaagaactttcCTGAAGCATTGTCCATGGCTTCAAGTCCACCAACATTCTCATCGGCTTGAAGAATCGTCAAGAAACCAGAATCTGTGTGTAGGTGAAACCCCAGTTTCCCGACTGCTTCGGGTTTAAAATGATATTTGTTAATCCGCAACTGGCTCGGCCATCCTTTGAAGAAGTCAGTCTCAGCCAAACCGTAACTCTCTGCTAACCTCCTTGCTAAATCCTTTGCAAGTATATCAGTAGATTTGGCATACTTCACCATAATCTCCCTGAAACCTCAAATCCCATCAGTAAATAAATTTAGAAGAACAAACCCTTTCCAACGAGACTCGAACCTATAACCCCTTTAAACACTTACTAAATAATCTAGGTCAACTACGAGTTGATACATGAACCCTTTTAAGACCAGCAAAATAAAGAGAAACCTTTGATCCGCGGAAGCGTCAAGCTGGTCACAAAAAGTGTTGACAGCTTGAGGAGAAGCCATGTCATAGAGACCAAATGTTTCATAGTAAGGATTGATATCATATGGAGCCCTGTAACCAATCCCTAGTAACACGTCAGTGTTGCGCACTTTCACCTCGTGTGGACGTTCGAAGAGATCCATAATGGTCTTCTTCATATCAGACATCAAAGACAATGAAACTCCATGGTTCATCACCCTAAAGCATCCCCATCTCTCGCTCGCTTCACGGATTTTCTGATTCAGGATCTTATCTGAAACGACCTCTTCCAAGTCTATCGTCGGAATAACTCCACCGGTCTCCGCCATCATTCTCTTCAATATGGagaatttgaaaagatgtaTTTTCTCTACCCAACACCAACCGAAGGTCTAGtgtttatataaagaaaataattagataattattttaccaaaagatattttttttgatcaaatcacTAAAGTAGTCTGAATTCGATAAACAAGTGCAATGAATCAGAAGAAAAGGCTTTTTTCATAATCTTCAACTGACTAATGATCTAAAACGTGACGATTCTGACAGCTGAACATCAATTTGCGTTACGATAAGGCTAAATAAACAACACGTATCCCTTTTGCTACTTCTAATTACACATCATCAGTTATGTCTGAAACTGAAGAAAACTCAGTAATGAATTAggctgaaagaaataaaacacaatatgattttgatttattttgggTAAACCATCAGTTACGTCTCAATGTGACTTTCTTCTTTATACAACTTTAGAAGAATGAAAGTTAGTAACCGATGTCTCCACGCGTACAATAAAACAAAGAACGATTTTCACGCACCTAGTTCTAAAgaaatcttctttcttttcttgagCAACTAGTTCTATAAAAATCTTCAAAATGCATGAATTCGGTATCCAAGTCTAGCTGGATATAACCTGATGTGaaattcattttcttttctgGTTAACACATGGGGGTTACTCAATAGTATATGTATGTTTTACGTCCTAATAAATCTTAAATATACACAAAATGTAGATACTATTCCATTtaacatacatacatatatatgcaAAATCCACAAAGTTCTTAAAATGTATTTGAAATATCCAACTTCTTAAGTGTTGAAATATTTAACGGTGCTGTTTCATTACTAAAACGCATGAGGCAACCTAGCTGAGCTTTTAGTCTTCACGTGCTCATGTTCActcattttgaaaaaataaaaatatagggaTAGCATGCAATGTtgtaaataacatttttagCTCCGTCCATTTCCTATccttacatatttttttaaaaaaaaaaacaagagaaaaa
This genomic window contains:
- the LOC103872110 gene encoding 2-oxoglutarate-dependent dioxygenase DAO-like, whose translation is MMAETGGVIPTIDLEEVVSDKILNQKIREASERWGCFRVMNHGVSLSLMSDMKKTIMDLFERPHEVKVRNTDVLLGIGYRAPYDINPYYETFGLYDMASPQAVNTFCDQLDASADQREIMVKYAKSTDILAKDLARRLAESYGLAETDFFKGWPSQLRINKYHFKPEAVGKLGFHLHTDSGFLTILQADENVGGLEAMDNASGKFFPISPMPNTLAIILGDMATIWSNGRLCNVKHRVQCNEATERFSIASFLLGPTTDLEPPSEFVDAEHPRLYKPISHEGIRNIRTIKKLVDGEALKLITYE